The Culex pipiens pallens isolate TS chromosome 2, TS_CPP_V2, whole genome shotgun sequence DNA window aatttataaaatttataaaatttataaaatttataaaatttataaaatttataaaatttataaaatttataaaatttataaaatttataaaatttataaaatttataaaatttataaaatttataaaatttataaaatttataaaatttataaaatttataaaatttataaaatttataaaatttataaaatttataaaatttataaaatttataaaatttataaaatttataaaatttataaaatttataaaatttataaaatttataaaatttataaaatttataaaatttataaaatttataaaatttataaaatttataaaatttataaaatttataaaatttataaaaaaaaatatgattttttttataaattaataaaatttattaaatttataaaaaaatattgaaatttttgaaatttttttgggtaTCGGTTCATTTTGGGGAAtagttttctggggaacgggaCAAAATCACGATATCAAATTTcgttttaagtactttttgactgCGACATTTTATTcaacatcaaaaacaaaaatacaaaagtttttcaagttctttttcattgttttcaaaaatcatgatttttttttcgaaaaattgccaacttttgaccaacttgtgccaCTGGACAAAAAAAGGCATAATTAGacatctaaaacatattaaaaaatggttattttccgcaatcatttttttgtgtgtaaaatttaataaaaaatgtggGTATTTGTTTTTATGTGTAACTTTGTTTTTCCTAAGAAGTTTTAAGCCTATAATTttgccaacaaaaaaaaaaccagatcgacagaaaatccgttctcaagatgcagattttttaatctttaaatagcctttttgtatgaccagctgccaaaattgtataaaaaaaatgtatggatgtACTAATTATTCAAACTGACTCCTTTAGCCATAGAAAAGTACACCAAAAGTGGAtggaccaaataaaaaaatattaaaaaaaatccgaagttCCACCTAATTGCTCTCCtttcttttgttgaactgcaggcttcttggaagggcgccggtattgactaatataGGGTTCTTCAATGGTCAAACAGTGTACGgcccatttatcatttttgttccattgtttaacttcaactGATCTGTGAATAACGTAGTAGTAGTCGTTgtcagtcaaccatgctcattgccctttttaagggtgcacagcaatgaaggaagttgttgtcttcttactgcaaaattgtcaaacttacggacccaatcctgcaacaacgtgattgtaaaaatggtcaaactttgttgtaaattactttgtgaacaatagtttaggggatgaatgaaaaaataattcgtttgtacccgtagtttttaagatactaaaatgtctgtaacaaaaatctgggcgcaaaagctctggttgatgtgtaccgttaagaaGAGCAGTTCaataattttgctaaaaacaGATAGTTATCGACTTTGCAGTTTTTTAGCCTACAATAAATACAATGCTTTTCCAATGATTTTCAAAGCCAagaaatttgaattgttaaagtGAAATGTAACTATATTTCGTTGAGACTGATATCTTTATAGGGATTTCTCACAAGAAAAGGGTTAAGAAATTGATGAATTCTCCGTAATTCTGCCGCTTGGGTCCAAAATGGGATTTGGGTGCAAAATAGGGACATTTGCCCTctatttgcatgttttttttttctgaaaatccaCAACAGTGATTTTGATgaactgattttaaaaatattctaattaAGTTCAGAATAGGACAAAACCAAAATGTCCCTTATTCAGTATTTGTAATCTTTACTTTTCAgggatttttctcaaataataaAACTATACATTTTATCAAGAACGGTTTATTTACgactaaaacttaaaatttaccTAACTAAAAAAGTGCCCTAATCTGGGCAGAGGTtagttttgtgtgtgtgtgttgtggatATATCAAATTGTACAGTTCCTGCCGTTTTCACTTGTGATCGGTCCCCACTACACTTTCAAGCTGATGCTTGCGGGTCGGGACCGCACTTGCGCGATTATGATGTCGTTGTGGTTCGCTTTCAAATCCGCGTTTTCGTTTACAGATTTCCTCGCTTTTCCTGGTCCGCTTCGATGGCCTCGAATAGAGCCTTGAAGTTTCCGGCGCCAAAACCCTGCGAAAGAAAATGTGTTTTAGTCAAAAGAAACGAATTTAAGGTTTTTCAAGCCTTACATTGTGGTTATGTCTCTGGATAACTTCCAAAAACAGCGTCGGACGGTCCTGCATGTTCTTGGTGAAGATCTGCAGCAGATAACCGTTCTCGTCGTAATCGATCAAGATGTTCAGCTTCTGCAGCGTGTCCATGTCCTCCTTGATCTTGCAGCGGCTGTGGCTGAGACGTTCGCGCAGCTGATCGTAGTACGTATCCGGAACGGACAGGAAGTGCATTCCGCGAGCACGCAGGTTCTCGATGGCCGCGATGATGTTACCGGTGTTGAGGGCAATGTGCTGAACCCCGGCACCCCCGTAGTACTCCACGTACTCCTCAATCTGGGACTTTTTCTTGCCCTTGGCCGGTTCGTTGATGGGCATCTTGACGGTTTCCTCGTAGTTGCTCATCACGATCGAACGCAGCGCGGAATATTCCGTGTGGATCTGGCTGTCGTCCACGGACCAGAACCGGTGGAACATCAGCACCTTCTCGTACCACGCGGCCACCGACTCCATCTGCAGATCCGGCTGATTGCCCACCACGTGGTCGATAAAGTCCAAGTACGTCGGAGGCAGCACCTTCGCCAGGACATCCTCGTACAGCGGAGCCTTGAACCCGGGCAGAAACACTCCCCGGTAGTTCTTCCGCTCGACAAACGTGTGCTGGGTCTCCCCGTACGTCCTGACCGTGGCCATCCGCACCGTTCCAGACTCGTCACTCTCCTCCCAAACATCCCGCACCACCGAAGCTCCGCGCTCCTTGGCCCGCTTCACGATCACGTCCAGATCTTCAACGGCAAACGCCACGTCCTTAACTCCGTCCCCGTGCTTCACCAGATGATCCCCGATCTCGTGATTCCCGGGCTCGTAAgccgaaacaaaaacaaacacgatCCGGTTCTGGCGGACCACGTGCTTGCAAATCTTTCGGCTGCCCGTTTCCAGTCCCTGGTACGCCAGGTTTTCGAAGCCCATCCGGGTGGTGTAGTAGCTGGCCGCCTGCTTGGCATTGCCGACGTAGAACGTCACGTGGTCAAACGACAGGAACTTGCCGCCGTCCGGCTTGGGGCCCTTGTCGGTGTAGGTGGTCTGGAATGGGGGCGAGAAAAGGAAGAACGTTTTATATCAATGTACcgagctgtcaaatcgcaacatggagttaaactttctgtgcagttgctgtgaagcttaccaaggcttttcaaaaagtttaactccatgttgcacgcgcacactctcacttttaatttatcGATAAGGCCCGTTGCAAGTCCCTTGATCTTCAGTATTTTCCAATATATTTAGCCTTTTTAGaatgtaggggaaatctacccattttaatcctaataagcggtcgtgtttgaatgatgctggataatctagagtctcccttgaattttactaaaaccaagtacaccaacgagtagagcaagtttttgtgaacatttctgtttattttcactttcactaaaagttattctatttctttaccaagcatttaacaaaaaaaaaatcccaagggtatagggggatggcgtcgctatttttagaccacattttccacttttgctcatcgaaaccgactactttatcgacttcattttgctgggcgagataggacgccgtctatttttagacgatgactcagcacttttacactcttgcgcttaaaaaaaccagatggcagcacgatgtaacgccacgtccctattctaatcgaggcgaatgcattgggccacgcccatttttctaatatcggcttagttcttttttcttccaacactctgtcgagtgttgccatttgcgctgacagttcaaacgaacactcacgaaaagtggcatttatagggaaagtttcctggcatcgctggctgtgctgctggtggtgttgacggccagcctttgttcttttttgccttcgtctctcgctcggttttcttcagccttcgattggaatgcaaagtgaaaattgaaacgtcaaacgacttggcccgtttgtttttttgatggcgcttgctaatttattacatttttcgggattattcttcaagtgagtgccttactaatgatcaaaagaacatgttgccggtagttggaagcaatttcatatcttaagcgccgtgaaaaagtaagcgaaagtgaaaagttaattttggcgatattcattaagcgtttgagggattctcgtgtgtgtcactgtgtgtgccaacaaaatgatgagaagtggtctcgcaaaatacaaattatgatcaaaagtgcattaaatgtgatctttttggccagtaagtggcatacatttgcgtgcttactcgaggcggtgctgttgctggtaagtttatagcccaaatagtatttttggagctttaatcgagcatcaaactctccatatgacgaagataggtatttgattagaaagggtatatttcccctatctacgttttcgcaaatcgtctttgtattttttgatttggatgaatgTTTTTCTACAATATAAGAGCCAGCAGGTCATAAGAAAAGGGTatgaaaatattcataaatgCGTATCTTGCAAAGAGATTTCTGATCGTGTTTTAGGACTTTTCCAAGGACTTTTTAGAAaacatgcacagaaaaaaaaatgtgaattatgTTCATGTATCTATTcacgagttttttttatctattcatGAGTGTGgagcatttgcactataaacgtgaatatatatTCTTTCGTGGTTCTctaattcatgaacacaattcacaattcaattgatttttttccgttagTGGTACACGGAAAAAGGAATTGACTATTTGActtttaagcatttaaaaataaatatatttaaatcgcaaaaaaaacttaaacatcaaCCTGAAATTACCGATAAATTGATAACAGTGcacttcataaaaaataatttttgaggcATGT harbors:
- the LOC120412761 gene encoding 4-hydroxyphenylpyruvate dioxygenase; amino-acid sequence: MTTYTDKGPKPDGGKFLSFDHVTFYVGNAKQAASYYTTRMGFENLAYQGLETGSRKICKHVVRQNRIVFVFVSAYEPGNHEIGDHLVKHGDGVKDVAFAVEDLDVIVKRAKERGASVVRDVWEESDESGTVRMATVRTYGETQHTFVERKNYRGVFLPGFKAPLYEDVLAKVLPPTYLDFIDHVVGNQPDLQMESVAAWYEKVLMFHRFWSVDDSQIHTEYSALRSIVMSNYEETVKMPINEPAKGKKKSQIEEYVEYYGGAGVQHIALNTGNIIAAIENLRARGMHFLSVPDTYYDQLRERLSHSRCKIKEDMDTLQKLNILIDYDENGYLLQIFTKNMQDRPTLFLEVIQRHNHNGFGAGNFKALFEAIEADQEKRGNL